One genomic segment of Suncus etruscus isolate mSunEtr1 chromosome 15, mSunEtr1.pri.cur, whole genome shotgun sequence includes these proteins:
- the IL4R gene encoding interleukin-4 receptor subunit alpha, producing the protein MCILQMEFLVTADNFELSLLAGNHVLWNSFFMPSKHIKPLAPRHLLVRPNTSDIWQLTWSNPYPSYMYLSQDLIYKVIVSNQNDPTDVRFYDVTYKDTFLRLVASTLKSEANYSAQVKAQAPSYRSTWSDWSAKVLWQNYYQPAPEQHFQVGVGISCIVILLVCLSCYISIIKIKEWWDQIPTPARSPLMAVIIQEPQAPLWRKPCQSQEVTKCPRWKTCLSKLLPCFLEHTPKKDEFPIKTAMPSPGMSMWRPVEVRKTVLWPERTSVVQCVELLEAQVQCEEEDKEEEEEEEQEQEDEGSFCPSSGSTTRAFLEGRKDIADRLTESLFLDILGAEDGSCSLLNSRESGLLPPPGSEMSWTRVPGVEPQEASFQREAQPFSFGSAALPHSPAHQAITDNPAYRSFQQCLQSEAHASPGQAGEEVLSIPGDSQPSCMQQPEPESWEQSLHQSLLQHRAAPALATAPLNGYRGFMQAVEQGSTENSGVTGSLGQAGYKTFSSLLTQGGSSLGTPGVQDSSGSGGYRPLQSLASSTPTPPVPLLTFGLDLGPPQSSSYSLSPNSSPEHPRSEPGKGRPLQDLPELDTEPLRDELSSAVVYSALTCHLCGHLKQCHGQEERGKAPIVASSPCCGCCCGDRSTPPESPLPSGGPPDSNLSSALLVSSGCSDQGPFSLTPVAPTCLSMS; encoded by the exons ATGTGCATCCTGCAGATGGAGTTCTTGGTGACCGCGGACAACTTCGAACTGAGCCTGTTGGCTGGGAACCATGTGCTGTGGAACAGCTTCTTTATGCCCAGCAAGCACA TCAAGCCCCTGGCACCTAGGCACCTCCTGGTCCGCCCCAACACCTCCGACATATGGCAGCTGACATGGAGCAACCCATACCCATCTTATATGTACCTGTCCCAAGACCTCATCTACAAGGTCATCGTGTCCAACCAGAACGACCCCACTGAC GTCAGATTCTATGATGTGACTTACAAGGACACATTCCTGCGCTTGGTAGCCAGCACCCTGAAGTCTGAGGCCAACTACAGTGCCCAGGTGAAGGCTCAAGCTCCCTCCTATAGAAGCACCTGGAGCGACTGGAGTGCCAAAGTCTTATGGCAGAATT aCTACCAGCCGGCCCCGGAGCAGCACTTCCAAGTAGGCGTTGGCATCTCCTGCATTGTCATCCTGCTTGTCTGCTTGTCCTGCTACATCAGCATCATCAA GATTAAGGAGTGGTGGGACCAGATCCCCACCCCAGCCCGCAGCCCCCTCATGGCCGTCATCATCCAGGAGCCCCAG GCACCCCTATGGAGGAAGCCATGTCAAAGCCAGGAAGTCACCAAATGCCC ACGGTGGAAGACTTGCCTCTCCAAGCTCCTGCCCTGTTTCTTGGAGCATACCCCCAAGAAGGATGAGTTCCCCATCAAAACAGCCATGCCCAGCCCTGGAATGTCCATGTGGCGCCCCGTGGAGGTCAGGAAGACAGTGCTGTGGCCAGAGCGCACCAGCGTGGTACAGTGCGTGGAGCTGTTGGAGGCACAGGTGCAGTGTGAGGAGGAggacaaagaggaggaggaagaggaggaacagGAGCAGGAGGACGAAGGAAGCTTCTGCCCATCTTCTGGGAGCACTACTCGAGCATTCCTGGAGGGCAGGAAAGACATCGCGGACCGACTGACGGAGAGTTTATTCTTGGATATACTAGGGGCTGAAGATGGGTCCTGCAGCCTACTGAACTCTAGAGAGTCGGGTCTCTTGCCACCTCCAGGAAGTGAGATGAGCTGGACCAGAGTCCCAGGTGTAGAGCCCCAGGAGGCATCGTTCCAGAGAGAGGCACAGCCTTTCAGCTTCGGATCGGCCGCACTGCCCCATAGCCCAGCACACCAAGCCATCACAGACAACCCCGCCTACCGCAGCTTCCAGCAGTGCCTTCAATCAGAGGCTCATGCATCCCCAGGGCAGGCTGGGGAAgaggtcctcagcatcccagggGACTCGCAACCCTCCTGCATGCAGCAGCCTGAGCCTGAAAGCTGGGAGCAGAGTCTGCACCAGAGCCTCCTCCAGCACCGAGCAGCCCCCGCCCTCGCCACAGCACCCCTCAATGGCTATCGGGGGTTCATGCAGGCGGTAGAGCAGGGGAGCACTGAGAACAGTGGAGTGACAGGCTCACTGGGGCAGGCTGGCTACAAGACCTTCTCCAGCCTGCTCACCCAGGGGGGCAGTTCCCTGGGGACACCTGGGGTACAGGACAGCAGTGGAAGTGGGGGCTACCGACCCCTTCAGAGCCTGGCTTCCAGCACTCCCACTCCCCCTGTCCCTCTGCTCACCTTTGGACTCGACCTGGGGCCACCCCAGAGCTCATCCTATTCGCTCTCCCCAAATAGCTCCCCAGAGCACCCGAGGTCAGAGCCAGGAAAGGGAAGACCCCTCCAGGATCTCCCAGAGCTGGACACGGAACCACTCAGGGATGAGCTTTCCAGCGCCGTGGTCTACTCGGCCCTTACCTGCCACCTGTGCGGCCACCTGAAGCAGTGCCATGGGCAGGAGGAGCGGGGCAAGGCCCCCATCGTGGCCAGTAGTCCCTGCTGTGGCTGCTGTTGTGGAGATAGGTCGACACCCCCAGAAAGCCCCCTACCCAGTGGGGGCCCACCAGATTCCAACCTCTCCTCAGCCTTACTGGTGTCCTCAGGTTGCTCGGACCAGGGCCCATTCTCCCTGACCCCCGTGGCACCGACATGCCTGAGCATGTCCTAG